From a region of the Hymenobacter jejuensis genome:
- a CDS encoding M57 family metalloprotease — protein sequence MKFTHLLSTLTIGACSLVALASCSKEEGVATNSPKKEEVSAQALAQIKQLGFSTQNITREGDSYLVEGDIRIDAAQLGTTPEYKLMRVGEEEQYRTNNLVTGLPRTITVAVSSTLPSAYVTAADEAIRRYNAEGLRITMRRVTSGANITLTKAPSGSSYLASAGFPSGGNPYSQVLVNSDALGTSYATTTIASVLAHEIGHCIGFRHTDYMSRQYSCGGSAVNEGASTVGAVLIPGTPSGPDPNSWMLACIGTGVNRPFNTNDRTALNYLY from the coding sequence ATGAAATTCACCCACTTACTTTCCACCCTTACTATTGGCGCCTGCTCGCTGGTTGCGTTGGCCTCCTGCTCGAAAGAAGAAGGCGTTGCGACCAACTCTCCCAAAAAAGAAGAGGTTTCGGCACAAGCGCTGGCTCAAATTAAACAATTAGGCTTCAGCACCCAAAATATTACCCGCGAAGGCGATTCGTATCTAGTAGAAGGCGATATCCGCATCGACGCAGCACAGCTGGGCACGACCCCCGAGTATAAGCTCATGCGTGTTGGCGAAGAAGAGCAGTACCGCACCAACAACTTGGTAACCGGCCTGCCCCGCACCATCACGGTGGCCGTGTCGAGCACGTTGCCATCGGCTTATGTAACGGCCGCCGACGAAGCCATTCGTCGCTATAACGCTGAGGGATTGCGCATTACGATGCGCCGCGTTACTTCGGGCGCTAACATTACCCTTACCAAAGCGCCCAGTGGCTCTTCTTACCTAGCTTCGGCGGGCTTCCCTTCGGGCGGCAATCCTTACAGCCAAGTATTGGTCAACTCCGATGCATTAGGCACCAGCTATGCCACCACGACCATTGCCAGCGTACTGGCTCACGAAATCGGTCACTGCATCGGTTTCCGCCACACCGACTACATGAGCCGGCAGTATAGCTGCGGTGGCTCAGCTGTAAACGAAGGCGCTAGCACCGTAGGTGCCGTGCTGATTCCCGGCACTCCTTCCGGCCCAGATCCGAACTCGTGGATGCTGGCTTGCATCGGTACTGGCGTAAACCGTCCGTTCAACACCAACGACCGCACGGCCCTCAACTACCTGTATTAA
- a CDS encoding zinc-dependent alcohol dehydrogenase codes for MKALVYHGMRDVRVDTVDDPKIEEARDAIIRVTSTAICGSDLHIYNGSIPQPRPMVLGHEFMGIVEEVGKGVGNLKVGDRVVVPFPIACGTCFFCNHELPGHCENSNPDHYGPEGGLMTQKGGALFGYTDLYGGYNGGQAEYVRVPYADFGPRVIPDSLTDEQALFLTDIFPTGYSGVDWGEVKGGEFVAIFGSGPVGIMAAKSAWLRGAARVVIVDTLQYRLDKAQHATHCETILWEDAKSVVEQIRAMSNGRGADVCIEAVGFEPDRDLLDRAKAVINFEKGSPKVLETCMSAVRRGGIVSVLGVYSSPYDNFPVHQFFDKGITLRGGQAPAQKHIDKLLQYVIEGKVVLDDIITHRLPLAEAAHGYDIFRNKKDNCVKVVLKP; via the coding sequence ATGAAAGCACTCGTGTATCATGGAATGAGAGACGTCCGCGTCGATACAGTAGATGATCCTAAAATTGAAGAGGCACGCGACGCTATCATCCGCGTTACCAGTACTGCCATTTGTGGTTCCGACCTGCACATTTACAACGGTAGCATTCCGCAACCCCGTCCAATGGTACTGGGGCACGAGTTTATGGGCATCGTTGAGGAAGTTGGCAAAGGCGTAGGCAACTTGAAAGTGGGCGACCGCGTGGTAGTGCCCTTCCCGATTGCCTGTGGTACGTGCTTTTTTTGCAACCACGAGTTGCCCGGCCACTGCGAAAACTCTAACCCCGACCATTACGGCCCCGAAGGTGGCCTCATGACACAAAAAGGCGGTGCCTTGTTTGGCTACACCGACCTGTACGGTGGCTACAACGGCGGCCAAGCTGAGTATGTACGCGTACCGTATGCCGATTTTGGCCCGCGCGTGATTCCGGATAGCCTCACCGATGAGCAGGCCCTGTTCCTGACCGATATTTTCCCAACGGGGTACTCCGGCGTAGACTGGGGCGAAGTGAAAGGCGGCGAGTTCGTGGCCATTTTCGGTTCGGGCCCAGTCGGGATTATGGCGGCAAAGTCGGCGTGGTTGCGTGGCGCTGCTCGCGTGGTCATCGTGGATACGCTTCAGTATCGCCTCGACAAAGCCCAGCATGCCACCCATTGCGAAACCATTCTGTGGGAAGATGCCAAATCGGTAGTGGAGCAAATTCGGGCCATGAGCAACGGCCGCGGCGCCGATGTATGCATCGAAGCCGTAGGATTTGAGCCCGATCGTGATCTTCTTGATCGCGCCAAGGCTGTAATCAACTTTGAGAAAGGCTCACCCAAAGTGCTCGAGACCTGCATGAGCGCCGTGCGGCGCGGGGGCATTGTATCGGTACTGGGCGTGTACAGCTCGCCTTACGACAACTTCCCCGTGCACCAGTTCTTTGACAAAGGCATCACGTTGCGCGGTGGCCAAGCACCTGCCCAAAAGCACATCGACAAGCTGCTGCAATACGTGATCGAAGGCAAAGTAGTGCTGGATGACATCATCACGCACCGCCTGCCGCTGGCCGAAGCCGCCCACGGCTACGACATCTTCCGCAACAAGAAAGACAACTGCGTGAAGGTAGTGCTAAAACCATAA
- a CDS encoding cold-shock protein: protein MKTGKVKFFNESKGFGFIIQDDTNQDIFVHQTGLIHEIRENDRVSFEVIEGKKGLNAVKVERI from the coding sequence ATGAAAACAGGTAAAGTGAAGTTCTTCAACGAGTCCAAGGGCTTCGGCTTCATCATCCAGGATGACACTAACCAAGACATCTTCGTACACCAGACAGGCTTAATCCACGAGATCCGCGAGAACGACCGTGTATCGTTTGAAGTTATTGAGGGTAAAAAAGGTCTGAACGCAGTGAAAGTAGAGCGTATTTAA
- a CDS encoding gliding motility lipoprotein GldH: protein MVQVLRALPFLGLLLMLASCDPNQIYEKNTDFKDFTWAVQEKPAFEFEIKDTTQRYNVYFNIRNASAYGYYNLYVKHTLSDPNGKRVSQLLHQMVLMDPQTGEPRGSGTGDIFDHQFLALPNQRFHVAGTYKLVLEQYMRQDQLPGIMAAGVRVAKTEAK, encoded by the coding sequence ATGGTTCAAGTACTTCGTGCACTACCATTTTTGGGGTTGCTGCTGATGCTGGCGTCTTGCGATCCTAACCAGATCTACGAGAAAAACACTGATTTCAAGGACTTTACGTGGGCCGTACAGGAAAAGCCCGCGTTTGAGTTCGAGATCAAGGACACCACGCAGCGCTACAACGTTTACTTCAATATCCGCAACGCCTCGGCGTACGGCTATTATAATCTCTACGTGAAGCACACACTCTCCGACCCCAACGGCAAGCGCGTCTCGCAGCTCCTGCACCAAATGGTGCTCATGGACCCGCAAACCGGCGAGCCCCGTGGCAGTGGCACCGGTGATATTTTTGATCACCAGTTCTTGGCCCTGCCCAATCAGCGGTTTCACGTGGCCGGCACGTATAAGCTTGTCTTAGAGCAGTATATGCGCCAAGATCAGCTGCCTGGCATTATGGCCGCCGGAGTACGCGTGGCCAAAACGGAGGCCAAATAA
- a CDS encoding S8 family serine peptidase → MAPSLRNALSEKGLQSVRVSVQDAASFRQWLREYLPTAEITQPASSRGVLALSKLSPAQVQQIAACPLVEFVDVTNRRAHEESQQNKSDLSLNKITAVHSRFPQLAGQGMTVSVKEGQFDAADIDFKGRVLNANRFSGSPSAHATAMATFMAGGGNSAPTGLGVAWKAQLATSDFAQLLPDDAQQLLRTGVSVQNHSYGVAIENYYGLEAREYDRSTWQNPTLLHVFSSGNDGDKASADGPYRGIANVANLTGQFKMSKNTLSVGATGATGQVSPLSSRGPAYDGRIKPELVAYGDGGTSDAAALVSGVSLLVQQAYQQHHSGALPPAALVKAILLNSADDAGRPEIDFEYGFGQTDALGAVQTVADNRFFADALTQGSDKVFPVTVPPGARQLKVTLAWHDPEAAANAAQALVNDLDLELVQTSTAAHWKPWVLSTYPHADSLMLPARRGPDHLNNVEQITVAVPEAGQYEVHVRGHRVATGPAQPFSVAYETSSGFEWVTPLQETTIRPGAAMLLRWQWSGLATTGRLEYQTVGSSTWRLVNANVGLAQGYYSWTAPDTAQLAQVRLLIDGVAYPSESFLIARPLSLQVGYACADEALLYWRRVPEASGYQVYKMGANSLEPVVLATDTTLVINRSQSPALQYAVAPVWQGREGARSITIDYTLQGTGCYVRNFLPRQAVTDTVLLDLEIGSLYQLQALRLEKRINGTYQPIQTITPVTQLRMALTDPTPAPGQNLYRVQLVTADRRTYYSQPEAVQFVPTNDVQVYPNPVAAGQPLSIINGEDTPVHLRLYDSMGHLRRTATDNGITKTFDTSGLAKGLYFLQVRTQAGRQTTRRVVIL, encoded by the coding sequence ATGGCTCCATCATTGCGTAATGCATTAAGTGAGAAGGGGTTACAAAGCGTTCGGGTAAGCGTGCAGGATGCCGCCAGCTTTCGGCAGTGGCTGCGCGAGTACCTGCCAACCGCGGAGATTACCCAACCGGCTTCATCTAGAGGTGTGCTGGCATTAAGTAAGCTGAGCCCGGCCCAAGTGCAGCAAATAGCCGCGTGCCCGTTGGTCGAGTTTGTAGATGTGACCAACCGCCGCGCGCACGAAGAGAGCCAGCAGAACAAGTCCGATCTGAGCCTGAACAAAATAACGGCTGTGCACAGCCGCTTCCCGCAGTTGGCGGGCCAAGGCATGACTGTGTCGGTAAAGGAAGGCCAGTTCGACGCCGCCGACATCGATTTCAAAGGGCGTGTGCTCAATGCCAATCGGTTTTCGGGGTCACCTTCGGCGCACGCCACGGCTATGGCTACGTTTATGGCCGGCGGCGGCAACTCGGCCCCCACAGGGTTGGGCGTGGCTTGGAAGGCTCAGCTTGCCACTTCCGATTTTGCGCAATTGCTTCCCGACGATGCCCAGCAACTTCTGCGAACTGGTGTGTCGGTCCAAAACCATTCTTACGGTGTCGCTATCGAAAATTATTACGGCCTCGAAGCCCGTGAATACGACCGCAGCACCTGGCAGAATCCGACGTTGCTGCACGTGTTTTCGTCGGGCAACGACGGCGACAAAGCCAGCGCCGATGGACCGTATCGGGGCATTGCGAACGTCGCCAATCTCACGGGGCAGTTCAAAATGTCGAAGAATACGCTCAGCGTGGGGGCGACCGGTGCCACGGGCCAGGTTTCGCCGCTTAGCTCGCGAGGCCCTGCCTACGACGGCCGCATAAAGCCAGAGTTAGTCGCCTACGGCGACGGCGGCACTTCCGATGCTGCCGCGCTGGTATCGGGGGTGAGCTTGCTGGTGCAACAGGCTTACCAACAGCACCATAGCGGCGCGTTGCCGCCTGCTGCTCTGGTGAAAGCTATCCTGCTCAACAGTGCCGACGATGCGGGCCGGCCCGAAATTGATTTCGAATATGGCTTCGGCCAAACGGACGCGCTCGGGGCCGTCCAGACCGTGGCCGACAATCGTTTTTTCGCCGATGCGCTCACCCAAGGCAGCGATAAAGTGTTCCCAGTGACCGTGCCGCCTGGCGCGCGGCAGTTGAAAGTGACGCTGGCCTGGCACGACCCGGAAGCAGCAGCCAATGCCGCTCAGGCTTTGGTCAACGACTTGGATTTGGAACTGGTGCAAACCAGTACAGCTGCGCACTGGAAGCCTTGGGTGTTAAGCACTTACCCTCATGCCGATTCGCTGATGCTGCCCGCCCGCCGCGGCCCGGACCATTTAAATAACGTCGAGCAGATCACGGTTGCAGTGCCGGAAGCGGGTCAATACGAGGTGCATGTGCGCGGCCACCGGGTTGCGACTGGCCCGGCCCAGCCTTTCAGCGTTGCTTACGAAACCAGCAGTGGCTTCGAGTGGGTGACGCCACTTCAGGAAACCACTATTCGTCCCGGCGCGGCTATGCTTTTGCGCTGGCAGTGGAGTGGGCTTGCTACTACCGGCCGCCTTGAGTATCAGACCGTTGGTAGCTCAACGTGGCGGCTCGTCAATGCCAACGTCGGCTTGGCCCAGGGGTATTATTCCTGGACTGCACCCGATACGGCGCAGTTGGCGCAGGTCCGCCTGCTAATTGATGGGGTAGCGTACCCGTCGGAGTCGTTTCTGATTGCTCGCCCACTGTCGTTGCAGGTTGGTTATGCCTGCGCAGACGAAGCGCTACTGTATTGGCGGCGCGTGCCAGAAGCCTCTGGTTATCAAGTATATAAAATGGGGGCAAATTCTCTGGAGCCGGTTGTGCTCGCCACCGATACCACTTTGGTCATCAACCGCAGCCAGTCGCCGGCCTTGCAGTATGCGGTAGCTCCGGTGTGGCAGGGCCGGGAGGGCGCGCGCAGCATCACCATCGACTATACGCTACAGGGCACAGGCTGCTACGTCAGAAACTTCTTGCCCCGCCAAGCCGTGACCGATACCGTGTTGCTCGACCTAGAGATCGGCAGCCTGTACCAATTGCAAGCGCTACGCTTGGAAAAGCGGATCAACGGCACGTATCAGCCCATCCAAACGATTACGCCGGTGACGCAGTTGCGGATGGCCCTAACTGACCCGACGCCCGCCCCAGGTCAGAATCTGTACCGCGTACAGCTCGTAACAGCCGACCGCCGCACCTACTACAGCCAACCAGAAGCAGTGCAGTTTGTGCCGACCAACGACGTGCAAGTGTACCCCAACCCAGTAGCGGCCGGCCAACCGCTCAGCATAATCAACGGCGAAGACACGCCCGTGCACCTGCGCCTCTACGACAGCATGGGCCACTTACGCCGCACCGCCACCGACAACGGCATCACCAAGACCTTCGATACTTCTGGTTTAGCCAAAGGCCTCTACTTCCTGCAAGTGCGCACCCAAGCCGGCCGCCAAACCACCCGCAGGGTAGTGATTCTGTAA
- a CDS encoding LutC/YkgG family protein produces the protein MSETSRDIILRRIRESLQKPSPQPSAPDFTAPLHPAATEDLAVAFAQSFRRVGGEFYYCATEEDFYDQLFTYKKEKSLDNLYVWEPELKKLLHAGGIVFLGDEKDFIQHADAGLTTCEALVARTGSVLVSAATSSGRRLSIYPDQHLVVARTSQVVADIGDALQIVRERYGDKLPSMISLTTGPSRTADIEKTLVLGAHGPRSIALFLIDDAPDATA, from the coding sequence ATGTCCGAAACTTCCCGCGACATTATTCTGCGTCGAATCCGCGAATCCTTGCAAAAGCCTTCGCCTCAGCCTTCCGCCCCCGATTTTACGGCGCCTTTGCATCCTGCTGCCACCGAAGACTTGGCGGTGGCATTTGCACAGAGCTTTCGCCGCGTAGGTGGCGAATTCTATTACTGCGCGACGGAAGAAGATTTCTACGACCAGCTCTTCACTTACAAAAAAGAGAAAAGTCTGGATAACCTTTATGTGTGGGAGCCGGAGCTGAAAAAGCTGCTTCACGCCGGCGGAATCGTGTTTCTGGGCGACGAGAAGGATTTCATTCAACACGCCGATGCGGGGCTTACTACCTGCGAAGCCTTGGTGGCACGTACGGGCAGTGTGCTAGTAAGCGCGGCAACTAGCAGCGGTCGGCGGCTGAGCATTTACCCCGATCAGCATTTGGTAGTGGCTCGTACGTCGCAGGTGGTAGCCGACATTGGCGACGCGCTGCAAATCGTGCGGGAGCGGTATGGCGACAAATTGCCGTCCATGATTTCGCTCACGACCGGCCCAAGCCGCACCGCCGACATTGAAAAAACGCTGGTACTCGGTGCCCACGGCCCACGCAGCATCGCTTTGTTTTTAATTGATGACGCGCCCGACGCAACTGCCTGA
- the ricT gene encoding PSP1 domain-containing protein, which produces MACSSCSSGGGCSTTAAGCGSKGSCSSGGCNRLNVFDWLQDLDLPSDFKEFDLVEIRFKGGRKDFFRNASRLPLVTGDPVVIEAAGNGWHLGHVSLKGELVRLQMRKKKVPVDSKEIRNILRVASPQDVERWEAVRDLETGTMFRARSVVEELKLKMKLSDVEYQADRSRATFFYSADDRVDFRDLIKRLADEFRIRVEMRQISLRHEAGRLGGIGSCGRELCCSTWLTDFKSVSTTAARYQNLSLNPAKLSGQCGRLKCCLNYELDTYLDALKDIPQVSRALQTEKGEAFLQKTDIFKKRMWFALRGDNNWVMLDTARVREIQEMNKRGEKPESLLPPVREEDKAPEVSAIVEGNLDRLDDKIKGAKRAKRKKKKSDKPASSIVGTSMIGVPNTPLPSAQVVVKTPGTTKAPDAPAGTANAAEEPRRPRGAAARPLNRRNNRNRNTDGNRPEKGETRPDTPAEGRPPRPERTSERRPRPTPPAGPEGSGRPAGEQGSGERGNREGRSSRRGSRSSRSGGNGAPGSTPSSSAS; this is translated from the coding sequence GTGGCTTGTTCTTCTTGTTCTTCCGGTGGCGGTTGCTCCACCACCGCTGCCGGCTGCGGCTCCAAAGGGAGTTGTAGCTCGGGCGGGTGCAACCGCCTCAATGTATTCGACTGGCTTCAGGACCTTGACCTGCCCAGCGATTTTAAAGAGTTTGATTTAGTGGAAATCCGCTTCAAGGGCGGACGCAAAGACTTTTTTCGCAACGCCAGCCGGCTGCCCCTCGTCACCGGCGATCCCGTAGTGATTGAAGCAGCCGGCAACGGTTGGCATCTGGGCCACGTCTCGCTGAAAGGGGAGTTGGTGCGCCTGCAAATGCGCAAGAAAAAAGTCCCCGTCGACTCCAAGGAAATCCGCAACATCCTGCGCGTCGCTTCTCCACAGGACGTGGAGCGTTGGGAAGCCGTACGCGACCTCGAAACCGGCACCATGTTCCGGGCCCGTTCGGTGGTCGAAGAGCTAAAGCTGAAAATGAAGCTCTCCGACGTCGAGTACCAAGCCGACCGTTCGCGCGCCACGTTCTTCTACTCCGCCGACGACCGCGTGGACTTCCGCGACCTGATCAAGCGCTTGGCCGATGAGTTTCGTATCCGCGTGGAAATGAGGCAGATATCGCTTCGTCACGAAGCCGGCCGCTTGGGCGGCATTGGCTCTTGTGGCCGGGAGCTGTGCTGCTCTACGTGGCTCACCGATTTCAAAAGCGTAAGCACAACGGCGGCTCGTTACCAAAACCTGAGCCTCAACCCGGCCAAGCTTTCGGGTCAGTGCGGCCGCCTCAAGTGCTGCCTCAACTATGAGCTCGACACCTACCTCGACGCGCTGAAAGACATTCCGCAGGTGTCGCGGGCATTACAGACCGAAAAGGGCGAAGCCTTTTTGCAAAAGACTGACATCTTCAAGAAGCGCATGTGGTTTGCACTGCGCGGCGACAACAACTGGGTGATGCTCGACACTGCCCGGGTGCGCGAAATTCAGGAGATGAACAAGCGCGGCGAAAAGCCTGAGAGCCTGCTGCCCCCGGTGCGCGAGGAAGACAAAGCGCCCGAAGTTTCGGCCATTGTGGAAGGCAACCTCGACCGCCTCGACGACAAAATCAAAGGCGCCAAGCGGGCCAAACGCAAAAAGAAAAAGTCGGACAAGCCGGCTAGTTCCATTGTCGGCACGTCGATGATTGGAGTGCCCAACACACCTTTGCCTTCTGCGCAGGTGGTCGTCAAAACCCCCGGCACTACCAAAGCCCCCGACGCTCCAGCCGGTACTGCTAACGCTGCCGAAGAGCCGCGCCGGCCGCGCGGAGCTGCTGCCCGGCCCCTCAACCGTCGGAACAACCGCAACCGCAACACCGACGGCAATCGCCCCGAAAAAGGTGAAACCCGTCCTGATACCCCCGCCGAGGGCCGGCCACCCCGTCCAGAGCGGACATCGGAGCGCCGCCCACGGCCCACGCCGCCGGCTGGCCCGGAAGGTTCGGGTCGCCCAGCAGGTGAGCAGGGTAGTGGCGAGCGCGGCAACCGCGAAGGCCGCTCCTCTCGCCGTGGGTCGCGCTCGTCGCGCTCGGGCGGTAATGGCGCGCCAGGTTCCACTCCTTCGTCCTCAGCTTCCTAA
- the ftsH gene encoding ATP-dependent zinc metalloprotease FtsH, whose protein sequence is MPDNTPKKKKNMLPSPAPRPSMQLWVLAGLVVFIFGMFYFNSSNSAIKINQQRFEQMLTAGDVRDITLVNEKLVEVTLKPEAARNAKYTQDLTRRGMLAMDRGPQYYFPVVDGKTFKEDLDKAQANLPPEQRIGLNIDSRQGYGDLITSWGFIIILFVGFWFLMRRMSGAGGPGGQIFNIGKSRAALFEGGDKVKITFKDVAGLEEAKEEVEEIVEFLKNPSKFTVLGGKIPKGALLVGPPGTGKTLMAKAVAGEADVPFFSLSGSDFVEMFVGVGAARVRDLFKQAKAKAPCIIFIDEIDAIGRSRSRGNVPGGNDERENTLNSLLVEMDGFGTDSGVIILAATNRPDTLDSALLRPGRFDRQISIDKPDINGRTQIFDVHLKPLTLGPDVDARKLAAQTPGFAGAEIANVCNEAALIAARRDKKMVTMQDFTDAVDRVIGGLEKKNKIISPDEKRIVAYHEAGHAIAGWFLEHADPLVKVSIVPRGVAALGYAQYLPREQFLYNTEQLTDEMCMALGGRAAEELVFGKISTGALSDLERITKMAYSIVTMYGMNSKLGNISYYDSKGQNEYGFSKPYSEATSQMIDEEVRNIISNAYIRTKELLTDRRHELEVIAKELLDKEVLLQEDLERLVGKRPYDTKTSYQAHMAGTDRSETLSERKQEHPIPLSDDLPDMNLPGVDDESGESQRDVPTGSSVAPV, encoded by the coding sequence ATGCCTGATAACACGCCCAAAAAGAAAAAGAACATGTTGCCCTCGCCTGCTCCGCGGCCGAGCATGCAGCTGTGGGTGCTGGCCGGCTTGGTAGTATTCATCTTCGGGATGTTTTACTTCAACAGCAGCAATTCAGCAATCAAAATCAACCAACAGCGGTTTGAGCAGATGCTGACAGCTGGTGACGTGCGCGACATTACGCTCGTCAACGAGAAGCTGGTAGAAGTAACCCTCAAACCTGAAGCTGCTCGTAACGCCAAGTATACCCAGGACTTAACCCGCCGTGGCATGCTGGCCATGGACCGCGGTCCACAATATTATTTCCCTGTTGTCGATGGCAAAACCTTTAAGGAAGACCTCGACAAGGCCCAGGCCAACCTGCCCCCCGAGCAGCGCATTGGCCTCAACATCGACTCGCGGCAGGGTTACGGTGACCTCATCACGAGTTGGGGCTTCATCATTATTCTGTTCGTAGGCTTCTGGTTCCTGATGCGTCGCATGAGCGGCGCGGGTGGTCCTGGCGGTCAGATCTTTAACATCGGCAAGAGCCGTGCTGCTCTTTTCGAAGGCGGTGACAAAGTGAAGATTACGTTCAAGGACGTAGCCGGTCTGGAAGAAGCCAAAGAAGAAGTAGAGGAGATCGTGGAGTTTTTGAAGAACCCCTCGAAGTTCACGGTCCTAGGCGGCAAGATCCCGAAAGGCGCTTTGCTGGTCGGACCTCCTGGTACAGGTAAAACCCTGATGGCTAAGGCAGTAGCTGGCGAAGCAGACGTTCCGTTTTTCTCGCTGTCGGGTTCCGACTTTGTGGAGATGTTTGTGGGCGTAGGTGCAGCTCGCGTACGTGACTTGTTCAAGCAAGCCAAAGCCAAAGCGCCTTGTATCATCTTTATCGACGAAATCGATGCCATTGGTCGTAGCCGCTCGCGTGGCAACGTACCCGGTGGCAACGACGAACGCGAAAACACGCTTAACTCGCTGCTGGTAGAGATGGACGGCTTCGGTACCGACTCCGGCGTTATTATCCTGGCTGCTACCAACCGCCCCGATACGCTTGACTCCGCGTTGCTGCGTCCGGGTCGTTTCGACCGTCAGATCTCCATCGACAAGCCCGACATCAACGGCCGTACGCAGATTTTCGACGTGCACTTGAAGCCTCTAACGCTCGGCCCCGACGTGGATGCCCGTAAGCTGGCTGCTCAAACTCCGGGTTTTGCTGGTGCTGAAATTGCCAACGTTTGCAACGAGGCAGCCCTGATTGCTGCTCGTCGCGACAAGAAAATGGTAACGATGCAGGACTTCACCGATGCCGTTGACCGTGTGATCGGTGGCTTGGAGAAGAAGAACAAGATCATTTCTCCCGACGAGAAGCGCATTGTGGCCTACCACGAAGCGGGCCACGCCATCGCGGGCTGGTTTTTAGAGCACGCCGATCCGTTGGTGAAAGTGAGCATCGTACCGCGTGGTGTAGCGGCGTTGGGTTATGCCCAATACTTGCCCCGCGAGCAGTTCCTCTACAACACCGAGCAACTCACCGATGAAATGTGCATGGCCCTGGGCGGTCGCGCTGCGGAGGAGTTGGTATTTGGCAAAATCTCGACCGGCGCCTTGTCCGATCTGGAGCGCATCACTAAGATGGCGTATTCCATCGTGACGATGTACGGCATGAACAGCAAGCTTGGCAACATCTCGTATTATGATTCGAAAGGGCAGAACGAGTACGGCTTCAGCAAGCCCTACTCAGAAGCTACTTCGCAGATGATTGACGAGGAAGTTCGTAACATTATTTCGAATGCGTACATCCGCACCAAAGAACTGCTGACCGATCGCCGGCACGAGCTGGAAGTAATCGCGAAAGAGCTGCTGGACAAGGAAGTACTGCTTCAGGAAGACTTGGAGCGCCTCGTTGGCAAGCGTCCTTACGACACCAAAACTTCGTATCAGGCGCACATGGCCGGTACCGACCGCAGCGAAACGCTCAGCGAGCGCAAGCAGGAGCACCCGATTCCACTCAGCGACGATCTGCCGGACATGAACCTTCCCGGCGTCGATGACGAATCAGGCGAAAGCCAGCGTGATGTTCCTACAGGTAGCTCAGTTGCCCCTGTATAA
- a CDS encoding UDP-2,3-diacylglucosamine diphosphatase translates to MTRPTQLPDLALPPGRNVYFASDFHLGAPTAASSAARERKIVRWLDQVAPDAAAIYLLGDIFDFWFEYRHAIPRGFIRLQGKLAELTDAGVPVTFFTGNHDMWMFDYFTKELGIPILRKPVSQVIGNQLFHIGHGDGLGPKDYTYKVLKRIFASPVAQWLFARIHPNLGIGIANKWSQRSRIQNAASDEKYFGDDEWLLVYCRELEQQQHHDYYVFGHRHLPLDVAVGEHSRYVNLGEWVNYCSYAVYDGKHLALRHFEQA, encoded by the coding sequence ATGACGCGCCCGACGCAACTGCCTGATCTTGCGCTGCCACCCGGTCGCAACGTGTATTTCGCTTCCGATTTCCACCTGGGCGCCCCCACTGCGGCCAGCTCGGCGGCGCGTGAGCGTAAAATCGTGCGTTGGCTCGACCAAGTAGCCCCCGACGCGGCCGCCATTTATCTGCTCGGCGACATCTTTGACTTTTGGTTTGAATACCGGCACGCCATCCCGCGCGGCTTCATCCGGTTGCAAGGCAAGCTGGCCGAACTAACCGACGCCGGTGTTCCCGTCACGTTCTTCACCGGCAACCACGACATGTGGATGTTCGACTACTTTACAAAGGAGCTGGGTATTCCAATTCTGCGCAAACCGGTTAGTCAAGTAATTGGCAATCAATTATTTCACATTGGCCATGGCGATGGACTGGGGCCAAAAGACTACACGTATAAAGTACTGAAGCGCATTTTTGCCAGCCCAGTTGCGCAGTGGCTTTTCGCCCGTATTCATCCCAACTTGGGCATTGGCATTGCCAACAAATGGAGCCAGCGCAGCCGCATTCAGAACGCGGCATCGGACGAAAAATACTTCGGTGACGACGAATGGCTGCTGGTGTATTGCCGGGAGCTAGAACAGCAGCAACACCACGATTACTACGTGTTTGGTCATCGGCACTTGCCCCTTGATGTAGCCGTGGGCGAGCACAGCCGCTACGTAAACCTTGGCGAGTGGGTCAATTATTGCTCTTACGCGGTTTATGATGGCAAGCATTTGGCCCTGCGGCATTTCGAGCAAGCGTAA